A region from the Methanofollis liminatans DSM 4140 genome encodes:
- a CDS encoding DEAD/DEAH box helicase has protein sequence MIDPIGAYNAVKDGVIRYVQTTFKTRYDSINSERELQLKNSDVLCQKPWIEALPTYRSSGLSLDSKSKQSDQTRDLTTEDLDDVFDECTLKEFKQFATCGLFSQDHTLYQHQYEMLKVALKGDRHCIITSGTGSGKTESFLLPIFAYLVKESSDAETWSRPRKKREHQDDYWQHKSQWIPQRINETRPAAVRAMILYPMNALVEDQLVRLRKALDSESALEWLNKHRNGNRFYFGRYTGVTPVTGDRRSMDTIGLKYKSGELRKKLREFEDASDRAKLFSKSASTQDSPTLRDAKKEASFFFQNLNGAEMRSRWDMQEHPPDILITNFSMLSIMMMRGEESGIFDKTRDWLKEGRDSGKERLFHLVLDEIHLYRGTAGTEVAYLLRLLLYRLGLTPDSDQLRILGSSASLEEDGNIGLSAKEFLHQMFGAPAEKFEVIEGALEQTTGSSEGLTDMEWNRLAHAFECLAEDYERYGSSPSNTDEACRRTAVELAHALGYPYNPNTGSAAAALTVLFRSKELNIRERLLSALYNKESGGFQAESIETFGERIFAQPYNEQAVRGLFIARGLCDGYKDPDNQDLSGFIGNSPEIDENILPLFRFHWFFRNLDGLWASTEPTSNGSISSGEERPVGELFSHPCYLTPGDSGSRVLELLRCERCGAVYLGGYRLLNNKDTKELLPLDPELSGIPERSIDVQVNLRNYREYGIFYPKPKNRSFLEGIASSNWELWEKQDRHFDDQLLMGHWRHTWMNYSTGEFSREDPGLSPEKWFEGYIYEIGIENRGSFRDILTMVGGPEKAETLRALPTVCAECGANYLKKRYISSPIRGFRTGFSKFTQTLTKELFSLLPAEERKVVVFSDSREEAATTAAGIEQEQYKQLIREILFREILVVAEGKEYLIDEIRTHLQDLTKTKNKDKIHEFSKSQFSQKTSDYINLYSPDILQIVKDVRRTSKQIKDNPDLDPDDLDILRKEYSSAQSRLMFFEPMDNGLPPVPIYDLVARPAAVKKGLGDSPGYLVERFVQLGVSPGGTRFSEQEIEVKTEQNFPEGKTINIVRYFTWYDLFDMETGKWLPTDDDDKKKARVKIINDLYKGISNFLFPKLFYSLESSGLGFVKALPTAISIERFEECLEGCQGQPYSEVYRLALEYYGSQCNCKPEVFQQACDSMIRILGDTYRYDASDFNVTEFPDYRSITSKKIKNFLGKLAEMWGTNPEVVGNSIIEFLARCGHPNLIVNIGEVVIVPTKSNTPVWICPNCKWPHLHPSAGICTECLSPLSGDPSLECNEIRKRNYYSHSFWQEGSTDQHERLIRLHCEELTGQTDNPAQRQRQFRGIFVECPGGEKQEKKKAQEIDALSVTTTMEVGVDIGTLRAVVLANMPPERFNYQQRAGRVGRRGQAYSFVLTLCRGGRSHDEYHYSDPSYMTGSKPPMPFLSMKEDENESILDRLVAKEALRLAFKYAGVTKKDCPGGGDIHGEFGTSVLFQGIEEGAKDRRVHEKVREWLMGDAGKSAREQIIMAFVDPSTPQKKAEKKVAHLRDYVTRVLPEQLDKALERDDIIGEGLAQRLAEMAILPMYGMPTDERVLMHGLPDKESKRTEPYSISRSLDLAVTEFAPGAQKTKDKAVYTSIGFSVPLRKSFENKWAVWKPAGQENDPLKFIRWIQRCRRCGGVKILLKKPLHDAEECPFCHQARPEEIEAYWVAVPAGFRTDLWRGHDIVEDNVFNRTSLTIAEHRSTSPKERGNENWKVSFSERVPVWKINDNRIGIHPKLFAGSYVPSKCYQYDRKSKRYYESKIRAKQWIAEDQQNDRVRDKDAISQYIMGKIESGGEEEVRKIAIASRKVTDIFRYNIQQKPSGILVNPLSSTETTRSALYSSAFIIRSVVGDMLDIDPEELDICRIQPMSIPSPISGEENVGQVVIADKLPNGSGFSLWLYNNWKERVLPNILSTNPRNETFMGSILSDEHIFGGDGKPPCTTACYRCIMNYRNMPYHGLLDWRLGLAYLRLMGDLNYRCGLDGNFTYPELKGWPDNADREARTFSRMIEHSAGDNGGQALFFDHNTEYGLPVICLECAGSKMGIIICHPLWDFNTPGDSLLSTAKARLHAKIGERNPIISIDTFNLVRRPTWCLERVLSGGE, from the coding sequence ATGATTGATCCAATTGGTGCATATAATGCTGTAAAAGACGGAGTTATACGCTATGTTCAGACAACCTTCAAGACACGCTATGATTCAATCAATTCTGAACGTGAATTACAATTAAAAAATTCTGATGTTTTGTGCCAGAAACCATGGATTGAAGCCCTTCCAACATATCGCAGTTCAGGCTTGTCGCTGGATTCAAAGAGCAAGCAGTCAGATCAGACACGGGATCTCACAACAGAGGATCTTGATGATGTTTTTGACGAATGCACACTCAAGGAATTCAAACAATTCGCTACATGTGGCCTCTTCAGCCAAGACCACACTCTCTACCAGCACCAGTATGAGATGTTAAAGGTTGCACTGAAAGGAGACAGACATTGTATAATTACATCTGGCACCGGTTCCGGAAAAACAGAGTCCTTTCTCTTGCCGATATTCGCCTATTTAGTGAAAGAGTCTTCGGACGCAGAAACCTGGTCTAGACCTCGGAAAAAGCGTGAGCATCAGGACGATTATTGGCAACATAAAAGTCAGTGGATCCCTCAGAGGATTAATGAAACACGGCCTGCTGCAGTGCGAGCCATGATACTCTATCCTATGAATGCCCTTGTTGAAGACCAACTTGTCCGATTGCGCAAGGCGTTAGACTCTGAAAGTGCGCTCGAATGGCTCAATAAACACAGAAATGGGAATCGTTTCTATTTTGGCCGTTATACCGGGGTCACGCCTGTTACCGGTGATCGGAGATCAATGGATACAATCGGGCTAAAATATAAGTCAGGTGAACTCCGGAAAAAATTAAGAGAATTTGAAGACGCCTCGGACAGAGCAAAATTATTTTCCAAGAGTGCCTCTACCCAGGATAGCCCTACACTAAGAGACGCAAAAAAAGAGGCCTCATTCTTTTTTCAAAATCTCAATGGTGCAGAGATGAGATCCCGCTGGGACATGCAAGAACATCCCCCAGATATCCTGATAACGAACTTTTCGATGCTCAGCATCATGATGATGCGTGGTGAGGAGTCTGGTATCTTTGATAAAACACGGGACTGGCTCAAAGAGGGGCGTGATTCAGGTAAGGAAAGACTATTTCATCTGGTGCTCGATGAGATTCATCTTTACCGTGGGACGGCAGGGACTGAAGTTGCCTACCTCCTTCGGCTCCTCCTCTACCGCCTTGGGCTCACGCCTGATAGTGACCAGTTACGGATCCTTGGGTCCAGCGCATCCCTGGAGGAGGATGGAAACATAGGTTTGAGTGCAAAAGAGTTCCTTCATCAGATGTTTGGGGCGCCTGCGGAAAAATTTGAAGTCATAGAGGGCGCTCTTGAGCAGACGACAGGATCCTCTGAAGGACTCACAGATATGGAGTGGAATAGGCTTGCCCATGCCTTTGAGTGCCTTGCAGAGGACTATGAGAGATACGGTAGCAGCCCCTCCAATACAGATGAAGCCTGCAGACGCACAGCAGTCGAACTAGCCCATGCGTTGGGCTATCCCTATAATCCTAACACTGGCTCTGCCGCTGCAGCCCTGACGGTGCTGTTCCGTTCAAAAGAGCTCAACATCAGGGAGAGGCTACTCTCTGCACTCTACAACAAAGAGTCCGGAGGCTTCCAGGCAGAATCGATAGAAACATTTGGAGAGCGAATCTTTGCTCAACCATATAATGAACAGGCTGTTCGGGGACTCTTTATCGCCCGTGGTTTATGTGATGGGTATAAAGATCCAGACAATCAGGATCTCAGCGGATTTATCGGAAACTCCCCTGAAATAGACGAAAACATCCTACCATTATTCCGTTTCCACTGGTTTTTCAGGAACTTGGATGGCCTCTGGGCATCTACGGAGCCGACAAGTAATGGAAGCATCTCCAGCGGTGAGGAGCGGCCGGTCGGTGAACTTTTTTCCCATCCCTGCTACCTTACGCCGGGCGACAGTGGTTCCCGCGTACTTGAACTATTGCGTTGCGAACGGTGCGGTGCAGTATATCTTGGTGGCTACAGGCTTCTGAACAACAAAGATACAAAAGAACTCTTGCCGTTAGACCCTGAACTTTCAGGAATACCTGAAAGAAGTATTGATGTCCAGGTCAATCTGAGAAATTATCGGGAATATGGCATATTTTATCCCAAACCAAAAAATAGATCGTTTTTAGAAGGAATAGCCAGCAGCAACTGGGAACTGTGGGAAAAACAGGATAGGCATTTTGATGATCAGTTATTGATGGGACACTGGAGACACACATGGATGAACTATTCAACAGGGGAATTTTCTCGCGAGGACCCTGGATTATCCCCAGAAAAATGGTTTGAGGGGTATATTTATGAGATTGGGATAGAAAATCGGGGTTCTTTCCGTGATATCCTTACAATGGTTGGAGGGCCTGAAAAGGCAGAAACTCTCCGCGCACTTCCAACAGTCTGTGCAGAGTGTGGGGCGAACTACCTCAAAAAAAGATATATTTCCTCCCCTATCCGCGGGTTCAGGACAGGTTTCTCAAAATTTACACAGACGCTCACGAAGGAACTCTTCTCCCTCCTGCCAGCTGAAGAGAGAAAGGTCGTTGTGTTCTCAGACAGCAGGGAAGAGGCGGCAACGACCGCTGCCGGCATCGAGCAGGAGCAGTACAAACAACTCATCAGGGAAATTTTGTTCAGAGAGATATTGGTCGTAGCCGAAGGCAAAGAGTATCTCATAGATGAGATCAGGACGCACCTACAAGATCTCACCAAAACAAAAAACAAGGATAAGATACATGAATTTTCAAAGAGCCAGTTTTCCCAAAAAACAAGCGACTATATAAATCTCTATTCTCCAGACATCCTGCAGATTGTAAAAGATGTAAGACGGACGAGCAAGCAGATTAAAGACAACCCCGATCTTGATCCTGATGATCTTGATATACTGAGAAAGGAGTATTCATCTGCCCAAAGCAGGTTAATGTTTTTTGAACCTATGGATAATGGCCTGCCACCAGTCCCCATATATGATCTTGTTGCCAGACCTGCTGCGGTCAAAAAAGGTCTGGGTGACTCACCGGGATATCTAGTAGAGAGATTTGTTCAACTGGGTGTCTCCCCTGGTGGCACACGGTTTTCAGAGCAAGAGATAGAAGTTAAGACCGAACAGAATTTCCCGGAAGGTAAAACGATCAATATTGTTCGCTATTTCACTTGGTACGATCTATTTGATATGGAGACTGGCAAGTGGTTGCCCACCGATGACGATGACAAGAAAAAAGCACGAGTAAAGATAATAAATGATCTTTACAAGGGGATAAGCAACTTTTTGTTCCCTAAATTGTTCTACAGCCTGGAGTCTTCAGGCCTTGGCTTCGTAAAAGCTCTCCCAACAGCCATCAGCATTGAAAGATTTGAAGAGTGTCTTGAAGGTTGTCAGGGTCAGCCCTATTCTGAGGTCTATAGGTTAGCACTTGAATACTATGGGTCTCAGTGCAATTGCAAACCAGAAGTATTTCAGCAGGCCTGTGATTCGATGATACGGATACTGGGCGACACCTACAGATATGATGCATCCGATTTCAACGTCACAGAATTTCCAGACTATCGATCCATTACCTCAAAAAAGATCAAAAATTTTCTCGGAAAATTGGCTGAAATGTGGGGCACAAATCCCGAAGTTGTTGGGAACTCAATAATTGAATTCCTCGCTAGATGCGGGCATCCAAACTTGATTGTTAACATAGGTGAGGTAGTCATCGTCCCCACAAAAAGTAACACACCTGTATGGATCTGTCCAAACTGCAAATGGCCGCACCTCCATCCCTCTGCTGGAATATGTACTGAATGTCTGTCACCATTGTCCGGGGATCCTTCTTTGGAGTGTAATGAAATCCGGAAGAGAAACTACTATTCGCATAGTTTTTGGCAGGAAGGATCAACAGACCAGCATGAAAGGTTGATTCGTCTTCATTGTGAAGAACTCACCGGTCAAACTGATAACCCGGCACAGCGCCAGAGGCAGTTCCGAGGAATCTTTGTTGAGTGCCCTGGGGGAGAGAAACAGGAAAAAAAGAAAGCACAAGAAATAGATGCCCTCAGTGTGACGACGACGATGGAAGTGGGTGTCGACATCGGTACTCTCAGGGCAGTAGTTCTTGCAAACATGCCGCCCGAGCGGTTTAATTATCAACAGAGGGCTGGCAGGGTAGGAAGGAGGGGGCAGGCATATTCTTTTGTCCTCACCCTCTGCCGAGGTGGCAGGAGTCACGACGAGTATCATTACTCTGATCCTTCATATATGACGGGCAGCAAGCCCCCCATGCCATTTCTCTCGATGAAAGAAGACGAGAATGAAAGCATACTGGATCGTCTCGTCGCAAAAGAGGCACTCCGGTTGGCGTTTAAATATGCAGGCGTCACGAAAAAAGACTGCCCTGGAGGCGGCGACATTCACGGAGAGTTTGGCACATCTGTACTTTTCCAGGGCATAGAAGAGGGAGCGAAAGATCGGCGTGTCCATGAAAAAGTACGAGAGTGGCTCATGGGTGATGCTGGAAAAAGTGCCCGAGAACAGATAATAATGGCATTTGTTGACCCCAGCACCCCACAGAAAAAGGCAGAAAAAAAAGTAGCCCACCTCCGGGATTATGTGACAAGGGTACTGCCAGAACAACTGGATAAAGCCCTTGAAAGGGATGACATCATTGGTGAGGGTCTAGCACAGAGGCTTGCGGAGATGGCGATCTTGCCAATGTACGGAATGCCTACAGACGAGCGAGTGCTCATGCACGGCCTCCCCGACAAAGAATCAAAAAGGACTGAGCCATACTCAATATCACGCAGCCTCGACCTTGCAGTTACGGAGTTCGCTCCGGGCGCCCAGAAGACAAAGGATAAGGCAGTATATACCTCAATCGGCTTTTCTGTACCCCTCAGGAAATCTTTTGAGAATAAATGGGCTGTATGGAAACCTGCCGGCCAGGAAAACGATCCCTTGAAGTTTATACGATGGATTCAACGGTGCCGCAGATGTGGAGGAGTCAAAATATTGTTAAAAAAACCTCTTCACGATGCAGAAGAGTGCCCATTCTGCCATCAGGCCAGGCCAGAAGAGATCGAAGCCTACTGGGTCGCAGTACCTGCTGGTTTTCGTACGGATTTATGGAGAGGGCATGACATTGTTGAAGACAACGTCTTCAACAGGACATCATTAACCATTGCTGAACACCGATCCACCTCCCCTAAAGAGAGAGGAAACGAGAACTGGAAGGTTTCATTCAGTGAAAGAGTCCCTGTCTGGAAGATCAATGATAACCGGATTGGAATTCATCCAAAACTGTTTGCAGGGTCGTATGTCCCATCTAAATGCTATCAATACGACAGAAAATCCAAAAGGTACTACGAGTCCAAGATTCGTGCAAAACAGTGGATTGCTGAAGACCAACAAAATGATCGCGTCAGGGATAAAGATGCCATATCCCAGTATATTATGGGGAAAATCGAAAGCGGTGGTGAAGAAGAGGTACGAAAAATAGCAATCGCTTCAAGAAAAGTAACAGATATTTTCAGGTATAATATTCAGCAAAAGCCATCAGGAATACTAGTAAATCCACTTTCATCAACGGAAACAACCAGATCTGCTCTATATTCCTCTGCATTTATCATAAGGAGTGTGGTGGGGGACATGCTCGACATCGACCCTGAAGAACTGGACATCTGTCGTATCCAGCCAATGAGCATACCTTCACCTATATCCGGAGAGGAAAATGTAGGGCAGGTTGTCATAGCAGACAAACTACCCAACGGCTCTGGGTTCAGCTTGTGGTTGTACAACAACTGGAAGGAGAGGGTGCTGCCCAATATACTCTCCACCAATCCCAGAAATGAAACATTCATGGGTTCTATCTTGTCGGATGAACATATATTCGGAGGTGATGGTAAGCCTCCATGTACAACAGCATGTTATCGTTGCATAATGAACTACAGAAACATGCCCTACCACGGCCTTCTCGACTGGAGACTTGGTCTAGCTTACCTTCGTCTTATGGGGGATCTGAATTACCGTTGTGGTCTAGATGGAAATTTTACATACCCTGAACTGAAGGGATGGCCTGATAATGCAGACAGAGAAGCCCGGACATTCTCTCGAATGATCGAGCACAGTGCAGGGGATAATGGAGGGCAGGCCTTATTTTTCGACCACAACACAGAATACGGCCTCCCAGTAATTTGTCTAGAGTGTGCAGGTTCAAAAATGGGTATCATTATTTGCCATCCCTTATGGGACTTCAATACACCTGGTGACAGTCTACTATCGACGGCTAAAGCACGACTCCACGCAAAAATCGGCGAAAGAAATCCCATTATTTCAATTGACACATTTAACCTTGTTCGGCGCCCAACATGGTGTCTGGAAAGAGTTCTTTCTGGTGGGGAATAA
- a CDS encoding type II toxin-antitoxin system RelE family toxin, with protein sequence MAHRVLIDRKVGESLRRLSPKSQRIVMDKLSALVEDPYPGNGSDKERLHVQGRDDTYRIHIGHTYTAFYRIHEPEKEVLILAVMSIEQAHKKYGFF encoded by the coding sequence TTGGCGCACAGAGTTCTGATTGATCGGAAGGTCGGTGAATCCCTTCGTCGCCTCAGCCCCAAAAGCCAGCGGATCGTCATGGACAAACTCTCTGCTCTTGTGGAGGATCCCTATCCCGGCAACGGCAGCGACAAAGAGCGCCTCCATGTGCAGGGCCGTGATGACACCTACCGGATCCACATCGGCCACACCTACACTGCATTTTACCGCATTCACGAACCGGAAAAAGAAGTGCTGATCCTCGCGGTGATGTCGATCGAGCAGGCCCATAAAAAGTATGGATTTTTTTGA
- a CDS encoding HIT family protein, translated as MTCPFCNPEPSEVVLKNDLCYARYDRYPVNPGHLLIIPFRHFPDLFDATGEEEAALLALVREAKAHLDREFNPDGYNVGVNVGEAAGQTVMHLHIHLIPRYRGDIENPRGGVRGVIPERRVY; from the coding sequence ATGACCTGTCCGTTCTGCAACCCCGAACCCTCAGAGGTCGTCCTCAAAAACGACCTCTGCTATGCCAGGTACGACCGCTACCCGGTGAACCCGGGCCACCTGCTGATCATCCCGTTCAGGCATTTCCCCGACCTCTTCGACGCCACCGGGGAGGAGGAGGCCGCCCTCCTCGCCCTGGTCAGGGAGGCGAAGGCCCACCTCGACCGCGAGTTCAACCCCGACGGCTACAACGTCGGCGTGAATGTCGGCGAGGCAGCCGGCCAGACGGTGATGCACCTGCACATCCACCTGATCCCCCGATACCGGGGGGATATCGAGAACCCGCGGGGCGGCGTGCGGGGAGTTATTCCGGAGAGGAGGGTGTATTGA
- a CDS encoding MarR family transcriptional regulator, whose amino-acid sequence MTQSIPKNLLEKFSLLYFVKKGEKFTHTDAQTILNISKSYAGQVLPILVKSGWIISHRLSDDRRKKVYEFKKPHIIIEEIGKDLDQKVNTDKDKKKQF is encoded by the coding sequence ATGACCCAATCAATCCCCAAAAACCTCCTCGAGAAATTTTCCCTGCTTTATTTCGTAAAAAAAGGTGAAAAGTTCACGCATACAGATGCTCAAACGATACTTAATATCTCAAAATCTTATGCTGGTCAGGTACTTCCGATTCTTGTAAAGTCTGGATGGATCATTTCCCATCGCTTGAGCGATGACCGCCGTAAGAAGGTGTATGAGTTCAAAAAGCCACACATAATCATTGAGGAGATCGGTAAGGATTTGGATCAGAAAGTTAACACCGATAAAGATAAGAAAAAACAATTTTGA
- a CDS encoding tRNA-guanine transglycosylase, whose translation MVQLKIIQTATRELETPAFFPVHNGGKSAEGNTPRYWETIPEMNTMMINAYSILSSPLYEKMGNGGLHKKFSENGVFFVDSGGFQQKSRNITLDPIKILRVQETVGADIAATLDLPTFTEDCIYNQNHADFVKKSVKNALIALENREREDMLIYASLQGNDPAMMVNTIDYLMKKGNFDGFAIGGCVPKRSRYHEIIDIIHAVRRRIGDRPLHVFGLGGPAMIPLMVYMGADTFDSSAFITAGSKRLYFMPEKGTIEFSDIPETLYLPCVCPVCSKHTYHEVRSERKLIAMHNLWMITHELRKLKVALEENEVERYLEKRLRHNPAVYDAFRYAKTKKRGLV comes from the coding sequence ATGGTACAACTCAAAATAATTCAGACAGCCACGCGAGAACTTGAAACACCGGCCTTCTTTCCCGTACATAACGGGGGAAAAAGTGCTGAGGGAAATACACCCCGATACTGGGAAACCATTCCCGAAATGAACACGATGATGATCAATGCGTATTCTATTCTTTCCAGTCCGTTGTATGAAAAAATGGGAAATGGTGGGCTTCATAAAAAATTTTCAGAAAATGGGGTTTTCTTTGTCGATAGTGGAGGTTTCCAGCAGAAGAGCCGCAACATCACTCTCGACCCTATTAAAATACTTCGGGTTCAGGAGACGGTCGGCGCCGATATTGCTGCGACACTGGATTTGCCAACGTTCACGGAGGACTGCATCTACAACCAGAATCATGCAGATTTCGTCAAGAAGTCCGTTAAAAATGCACTCATTGCCCTTGAGAACCGAGAACGTGAAGATATGCTCATCTATGCATCTTTGCAGGGGAACGATCCCGCAATGATGGTGAACACCATCGATTACCTGATGAAAAAGGGTAATTTTGATGGCTTTGCAATCGGCGGCTGTGTCCCCAAACGCTCCAGGTATCACGAGATCATAGACATCATCCATGCCGTACGGCGACGAATCGGCGATCGACCTCTTCATGTTTTTGGCCTGGGAGGGCCGGCCATGATCCCCCTCATGGTGTATATGGGGGCAGACACCTTTGATTCATCGGCATTTATCACAGCCGGATCAAAACGCCTCTATTTCATGCCAGAAAAAGGGACAATAGAATTTTCTGATATTCCTGAAACACTATATCTGCCTTGTGTATGCCCGGTCTGCAGCAAGCATACCTACCACGAGGTGCGCTCAGAGCGAAAACTCATTGCAATGCACAATCTCTGGATGATAACGCACGAACTACGGAAACTGAAAGTCGCCCTTGAAGAGAACGAGGTTGAGCGCTACCTTGAGAAACGATTAAGGCACAATCCCGCGGTTTACGACGCCTTCCGCTACGCAAAAACAAAAAAAAGAGGTCTGGTATGA
- a CDS encoding BREX system ATP-binding domain-containing protein → MSDLKIIISKKNYEVFGLNANPFPYSGIPDQVPNIYVGQPEVMGKVSAVLSSVFSTGHSNHLILTGSYGNGKSHTLKFIQAQVQNKFFEGSAIKPVAGYVAQPGESFLDIYRDFIYDLGSAYLKSCSQEYIGTVCEEISENGTIEEDIQPGMGWRAIEKGKVLLSDIVPQAYVRLSELTRYPDFSRAFLNLSYEENAYTSWEWLSGESIEYSRRRELHLTSNITAHHAQRAFMALKTALEAIGHSPMIMLIDEFECIETLQARTKQNMLNALRHLIDINPTGLSMIIACAPEVWEPLVAEYHAFSDRIAKEANLKPLDKNSVVHLITEYLNTCRPNPSDSLEPFTEECVQRIFVEGNGNARRIITICGQAIDEALSKEMEGVDLGVLERMSGI, encoded by the coding sequence ATGAGTGATTTAAAAATTATCATTTCTAAGAAAAATTATGAAGTTTTCGGGCTGAATGCAAATCCGTTCCCCTATTCGGGTATACCCGATCAGGTTCCAAATATTTACGTCGGCCAACCGGAGGTGATGGGCAAGGTGAGTGCTGTTCTATCCTCGGTGTTCTCGACCGGCCACTCGAATCACCTGATCCTCACCGGATCCTATGGCAACGGGAAGAGTCACACCCTGAAGTTTATTCAAGCTCAGGTACAAAACAAATTTTTTGAAGGTTCGGCCATCAAACCAGTTGCAGGATATGTTGCCCAACCTGGGGAGTCTTTTCTGGATATATACCGGGATTTTATCTACGACCTTGGTTCGGCGTATTTGAAATCATGTTCGCAGGAATATATCGGCACAGTATGCGAGGAGATATCGGAGAACGGGACGATCGAGGAAGACATTCAACCGGGGATGGGCTGGCGAGCCATTGAGAAGGGAAAGGTCCTGCTCTCTGACATCGTCCCTCAGGCATATGTTCGGCTCTCCGAGTTGACGAGGTACCCTGATTTTTCCCGGGCGTTTTTGAACCTCTCCTATGAGGAGAATGCCTACACCTCATGGGAGTGGTTGAGCGGAGAGTCTATCGAGTATTCACGTCGGAGAGAACTGCATCTGACCTCGAACATCACGGCCCATCACGCACAACGTGCGTTTATGGCATTGAAGACGGCGCTGGAGGCGATCGGTCATTCGCCGATGATCATGCTCATCGACGAGTTTGAATGTATCGAAACGCTTCAGGCCAGGACGAAACAGAATATGCTCAATGCACTCCGGCATTTGATCGATATCAATCCAACGGGTCTTTCGATGATCATCGCCTGTGCGCCAGAGGTCTGGGAGCCACTTGTTGCCGAATATCATGCATTTTCTGATCGTATTGCAAAAGAAGCCAACCTGAAGCCTCTGGATAAGAATTCAGTTGTTCACCTTATCACTGAATACCTCAATACCTGTAGGCCGAATCCCTCTGATTCTCTTGAGCCATTCACTGAGGAGTGTGTGCAACGGATTTTCGTGGAAGGTAACGGGAATGCACGGCGGATTATTACGATATGTGGTCAGGCGATTGATGAGGCTCTCTCGAAAGAGATGGAGGGTGTTGATCTGGGGGTGCTTGAACGTATGAGTGGAATATGA
- a CDS encoding endonuclease NucS domain-containing protein: MPAVLIKDNTKSLGPPEFFQRLEFKEKRLQELIADHPELLTYRNEPQVKTIYRELRIDTGDVDIFMADSEGLPIIVEVKMHDNYQCQREVVGQIHDYASSLPFLTFDQLNAKTGRNLEEVLRSFCKDHQNSEDQEMMYNRLKSRFEGKIRDGDFRLIIAVDSAPNELLRTWLYENAHSKLDIRLVAINAYRLNDGSEILVPYHLVSYKSHTVSSRGNIRSNFQDIINAFREKMVEGIVIGREMATNCVILNTHWPGKEVHYEFTDWLDENRIGVEIQANLALVPDMQEAIISLKPLVQENFPNYPVNVLNGGKYNGWARLQVSYNGDIHPSKIAEGMRGLIEMTMPIVTDELIKKGMCK; encoded by the coding sequence ATGCCCGCTGTCTTAATAAAAGATAACACAAAATCCCTCGGTCCACCCGAATTCTTTCAGCGTTTGGAATTCAAGGAGAAGAGATTACAGGAACTGATCGCAGATCACCCCGAACTATTGACTTACAGGAACGAACCACAGGTAAAGACAATCTACCGCGAACTGAGAATAGACACTGGAGATGTCGATATCTTCATGGCGGACTCCGAAGGATTGCCAATTATCGTCGAAGTGAAGATGCATGACAACTACCAATGCCAGCGTGAAGTTGTTGGTCAGATCCACGACTACGCATCGTCTCTTCCATTCCTGACTTTTGATCAGCTGAATGCAAAGACAGGTAGAAACCTCGAAGAAGTCCTTCGATCCTTCTGCAAAGACCATCAGAACTCAGAAGATCAGGAAATGATGTATAATCGGCTCAAGAGTCGCTTTGAGGGGAAAATTCGAGACGGAGATTTCCGACTCATAATCGCTGTCGATTCAGCACCAAACGAACTACTCAGGACTTGGCTCTATGAAAATGCCCATTCTAAACTTGACATAAGACTGGTTGCGATCAATGCATATCGTCTCAATGATGGTTCGGAGATCCTCGTTCCTTATCACCTCGTCTCATATAAATCGCACACGGTCAGCAGTCGCGGCAATATCCGATCAAACTTCCAAGACATCATCAATGCCTTCAGGGAAAAAATGGTCGAAGGAATCGTGATAGGTAGGGAGATGGCAACAAACTGCGTGATTCTTAATACCCATTGGCCTGGGAAAGAAGTGCACTATGAGTTTACTGATTGGCTTGATGAGAATCGCATAGGGGTCGAGATACAAGCCAATCTTGCACTCGTCCCTGATATGCAGGAGGCTATCATTTCACTGAAACCATTGGTCCAAGAAAACTTCCCGAATTATCCTGTAAATGTGCTGAATGGAGGTAAATATAATGGTTGGGCTCGGTTGCAGGTTTCATACAACGGAGACATCCATCCATCGAAGATCGCTGAGGGGATGAGGGGGTTGATTGAAATGACGATGCCGATTGTAACAGATGAACTGATAAAAAAAGGGATGTGTAAATAA